In Aedes albopictus strain Foshan chromosome 3, AalbF5, whole genome shotgun sequence, the genomic window ACGCACACTTTTTTCTCACACAAGAGTTTGCGTATCATGAGAACCTCCGGCGAAAATCACAACaaaccacacaaaaatacaaCCGCCTGATGAACATGTCCGTGGTAGCAAATCAACACCAGATGCCGACGGAAAATCCCAGCGCTATCCTAAATGCCACCAACAAAGTTGTCCCTCCAGAAACACGAATCCTTCTCAGCCTTGGTCCGAAATTCGCATTGCCATACAACGACACTACACAGGTACCGTGGTTCCACCTGATAGCTGATGTGGAGAACACTTTATCTGCTTACACCGAGTCAACGATCCGAGACCAGACGAGATGCCAGGTTATCAACaagatccaaaacttcatcaaccGGAACACACCGTTCAGCGATCCACTGTCCAAATTCTGTAAATCTGCCGTCAACATCACCAAGAAGTTTATCACAACAAACCCAGATGTCTTGATCACCGAAGCAGACAAGGGCAACCGCACCGTCATAATGAGCCTAGCAGAATACGACAGTAAACTCGCTCAGCTGATCGGCGACACCAACACGTACAAGCAGGTGAGCTCAGATCCGACGGGTGGATACAAacggaaaaacaacaacatcgtACACAGACTACACGCACTCAAACTGATAGACACCCGAACAAAATACACACTCACTAGCTACAACGCTGTATGCCCCCGAATATATGGACAACCCAAAGCACACAAGCCTGATTTACCGCTCAGGCCAGTGGTCCCCAACATAACGTCCCCCACGTACCATCTTTGCAAATACATTGCCGATATACTCCAGAGATCCTTCAAAAGCCAGTACAACGCGGTCGACTCAAAAACGTTTTGCGAATATGCCAATCAACTAACGATACCACCGGATCACGTGCTAGTGTCATTCGATGCGGTGtcattgtttacaaacgtaacgaAAGAGGTGGTCATCCATGACATAATCTCCATGTGGGATGAAATACGAGGGAACACCAACATAAATTTGGATTTGTTCCTCGAAATTGTTGATTTCTGCATAGGAGCCAGTTGCTTCTGTTTCCGGCAAAAATTCTATGTCCAAATATCAGGCACAGCTATGGGGAGCCCACTCTCCCCCATTCTTGCCGACATAGTGATGGAGAATTTGTTGAGAAGAGCTACAACAGCGGCCAATATTCTCCCGGAGCTTATCCGAAAATACGTTGACGATTTATTCCTGGTTTTACATAAAGACCAGGTGAATGCGGTGTTGGCAACCTTCAACTCACAAAACCCGAGGATATTGTTCACATGCGAAGTTGAAGAAAATGGACGACTACCATTTCTCGATTTGCTAGTGATACGGCAAGAGGACGGTAGCGTTAAAACCGACTGGTATGCCAAACCAATATCATCCGGCAGGATTCTTAACTATTTCTCCTTCCATCCGAGCGATCAAAAACTGGCGGTGGTCAACAATTTCATCGACAGGGTCCGTAGGTTGAGCACCACTCGGAGTAGAGAAGAACAAGACATACTCATTCATCAGCACCTCAGCAAAAACGATTACCCTCGCACTCTTATCAACCGATTCCTTCATCAACCACCTCGTACAGACAACCCGGAGAAACCAGCAACCTACCGTTCAATTCCATATGTTCATGGTCTCAGCTCTAGCATCAAGAGAATACTCCACAAGAGCAACACAGCAATAGGGATCTCTCACAGTTACAGAAACACAGTAGGACATCTGTATAAAAATGCAAAAGATCCGGTATCCGATCTCAACAAATGTAACGTCGTATACCGGATCGACTGTAAAGACTGCCCAAGTACATACATTGGAATGACAACGAACAAGCTGAGGAACCGAATGTACGGACATCAAACACACGTAAACACACTAGAGCGAAGATTATCGGAAGGCCACCAATACACGGATCCAGAAATACTGCAGCTCCAGGAAAAATCTGCGCTAATCCAGCACTGCATTGAGCAACAACACCGATTCAATATCAGCAACCCCTCCATCGTCGATACAACACATAAGAAACAGGCTCTGCAAGTGTTGGAGATGTGTCACATCACGACCACCTCCAACACGGTCAACCATCGGACTGATACCGACAACTTAAGCTGTGCGTACGCACAC contains:
- the LOC134289434 gene encoding uncharacterized protein LOC134289434, encoding MATNTRTSFYTEISERYGPQAVRLLKSYANSNTKLGNMQSRKEFLLRCRRTGVTPQHIVHSLQCTHELVASRSPYNRKLSTSVSKFQKCLLNIEIQDTFHRVRTLNQELDNLRGQIVHTTDPDTYAHFFLTQEFAYHENLRRKSQQTTQKYNRLMNMSVVANQHQMPTENPSAILNATNKVVPPETRILLSLGPKFALPYNDTTQVPWFHLIADVENTLSAYTESTIRDQTRCQVINKIQNFINRNTPFSDPLSKFCKSAVNITKKFITTNPDVLITEADKGNRTVIMSLAEYDSKLAQLIGDTNTYKQLQRCMPPNIWTTQSTQA
- the LOC134291297 gene encoding uncharacterized protein LOC134291297 gives rise to the protein MWDEIRGNTNINLDLFLEIVDFCIGASCFCFRQKFYVQISGTAMGSPLSPILADIVMENLLRRATTAANILPELIRKYVDDLFLVLHKDQVNAVLATFNSQNPRILFTCEVEENGRLPFLDLLVIRQEDGSVKTDWYAKPISSGRILNYFSFHPSDQKLAVVNNFIDRVRRLSTTRSREEQDILIHQHLSKNDYPRTLINRFLHQPPRTDNPEKPATYRSIPYVHGLSSSIKRILHKSNTAIGISHSYRNTVGHLYKNAKDPVSDLNKCNVVYRIDCKDCPSTYIGMTTNKLRNRMYGHQTHVNTLERRLSEGHQYTDPEILQLQEKSALIQHCIEQQHRFNISNPSIVDTTHKKQALQVLEMCHITTTSNTVNHRTDTDNLSCAYAHLLAQIKNQRAERSASSTIQNNRRETADPTP